A window from Dysidea avara chromosome 2, odDysAvar1.4, whole genome shotgun sequence encodes these proteins:
- the LOC136247974 gene encoding uncharacterized protein, with protein sequence MAAVTGSRLCKFVISSLDCFQFKITMWSDSQIALCWISNKKKLPPFVANRVNEIHDLVPTATWMYCPTQDNPGGLVTRGISFDSLRDSRLWQYGPTWLTRKSQWPKWEHSEIFHLQAEEEPVEEPRKVDSVLPHQHDLCSIMDIDRYSTLQRLLRVSAYALRFIHNCKQSNPSLRCTGQLLPNDIDAAFNAWVHCAQRVSFPEESLALQTTNKTSRPPLIRQLKLFLDTDYIIRCGGRIHDAKIDSETKFPCLLPKKHPLTALVVHHTHKIHLHTGVNATVTSLRQKLWIPSARKIVRSLLRKCVTCRRVSGKSYSRPEPPPLPSVRTKQSRLFEVTGVDFTGALHIKTMDGSSKVYVCLCTCGVSRAVHLEIVTDLSVETFLQALLRFAARRSLPRIMLSDNASTYEAAADELGHLINSDRMGESLCALGIQWRFIPKRAPWYGGFWERLIGLTKTTLRKVLGKALVTLPVLQTVIVEVEAVLNVRPLTYVSADLRDPEPLTPSHLLCGRRVISLPHTIMDDEISDPTYGVPSVRETVKRQSQLIQHFQSRWSKEYLTSLREYHKTSGKTKQEIQVGDVVIIHDDTLRTTWKLAVVEKLITGLDGITRAAEIRTANGRTNRPITRLFPLEVKEDESSKEVQQVQPPEADVNTENTMLQDRPTREATVAACKRLKQWANIVRAPPGGCRRLN encoded by the coding sequence ATGGCAGCTGTTACTGGCTCACGTTTGTGTAAGTTTGTTATATCTTCGCTTGACTGTTTTCAGTTCAAAATCACAATGTGGTCAGATAGTCAAATAGCACTTTGTTGGATTTCCAACAAGAAAAAGTTACCACCCTTTGTTGCCAACAGAGTAAACGAGATACATGACTTAGTGCCTACTGCTACTTGGATGTATTGCCCCACCCAAGATAATCCAGGCGGCCTAGTCACTAGAGGGATTTCATTTGATTCTTTAAGGGATTCACGGTTATGGCAATATGGACCAACCTGGCTGACACGCAAATCACAGTGGCCTAAATGGGAACACTCAGAGATATTCCACCTACAAGCTGAGGAAGAACCTGTAGAGGAGCCAAGAAAGGTTGATAGTGTTCTCCCACACCAACACGACCTTTGCTCAATCATGGACATTGACCGCTATAGCACTCTACAGAGATTACTTAGAGTGTCAGCTTATGCACTACGCTTCATTCATAATTGTAAGCAGTCCAACCCAAGTCTCAGGTGTACTGGTCAGCTCCTTCCAAACGACATCGATGCAGCGTTTAATGCGTGGGTCCATTGTGCTCAACGGGTTTCTTTTCCTGAGGAGTCTCTTGCTCTTCAAACAACCAACAAGACCAGTCGACCTCCCTTAATTCGCCAACTGAAGTTGTTTCTTGATACAGACTACATCATTCGTTGTGGCGGGAGGATACATGATGCCAAGATTGACAGTGAGACAAAGTTTCCTTGCCTTCTCCCAAAGAAGCATCCCTTAACTGCCTTAGtagtacatcacacacacaagaTACATCTCCACACAGGAGTCAATGCCACTGTCACATCACTTAGACAAAAGTTGTGGATTCCATCAGCCAGGAAAATTGTAAGATCTTTGCTACGGAAATGTGTTACTTGTCGTCGAGTCAGTGGAAAGTCATACTCCAGACCAGAACCTCCTCCTCTTCCCAGTGTGCGTACTAAACAGAGCAGACTATTTGAAGTCACCGGAGTTGACTTCACTGGAGCTCTCCACATTAAGACCATGGATGGCAGTAGCAAGGTATATGTGTGTCTATGTACATGTGGTGTAAGCAGAGCAGTGCACCTAGAAATTGTTACTGACTTATCTGTTGAGACATTCTTACAGGCACTTCTAAGGTTTGCTGCCCGCAGGTCCTTACCACGTATTATGCTCTCAGATAATGCTTCTACCTATGAAGCTGCAGCAGATGAGTTAGGGCATCTCATTAACTCTGACAGGATGGGGGAGTCATTATGTGCACTTGGAATCCAGTGGCGATTCATACCCAAGAGAGCCCCATGGTATGGGGGGTTCTGGGAACGTCTGATAGGCCTTACGAAAACCACCTTGAGGAAAGTGTTGGGGAAAGCCCTTGTAACCCTACCCGTGTTACAGACAGTGATCGTGGAAGTCGAAGCCGTACTTAATGTCAGGCCACTGACTTACGTATCTGCAGACTTAAGAGACCCAGAACCCCTCACGCCATCTCACCTTCTTTGTGGTCGACGTGTCATCTCCTTACCACACACAATCATGGATGATGAGATAAGTGATCCTACATATGGAGTACCTTCAGTCAGGGAAACAGTGAAGAGACAAAGCCAATTGATTCAGCATTTCCAATCCAGGTGGAGTAAAGAGTATTTAACATCCCTTCGTGAGTACCACAAGACATCTGGGAAAACCAAACAGGAAATTCAAGTTGGAGATGTGGTTATTATACATGATGACACTCTGAGGACCACCTGGAAACTAGCTGTTGTGGAGAAGCTGATCACTGGATTAGATGGGATCACTAGAGCTGCTGAGATAAGAACCGCAAATGGAAGGACCAACCGTCCTATAACCAGATTGTTCCCACTGGAGGTCAAGGAGGATGAATCTTCAAAAGAAGTTCAGCAAGTTCAACCACCAGAAGCTGATGTCAACACAGAGAATACGATGTTGCAAGATAGACCTACCAGAGAAGCTACTGTTGCAGCATGCAAGAGATTGAAGCAGTGGGCAAACATAGTTCGTGcgccccccggaggatgtcgcaGATTGAACTGA